DNA sequence from the Leptospirillum ferrooxidans C2-3 genome:
GGCCAAATCCGAAACAGGGATGGCCACATGGTCAATATGCCGGATTTTCATACGATTGGCTCCAATGACTCCAAACCTCCGGGAAAAATAAAACGGATTCACATCCCGACATTCGTCCAACCCTGATTTCCAAGGATTTCTGAAAATCCATTCTATACCAACAAAAGGCGTTTTGGGAGTTCATCCCGCTCCCGGAAAATCCCAGATGATTGACTCGCCATCGAAGCTGGTATCACAATGCCAAGACTGGAAGAACAACTTTAGACCCCTGAAGCGCCACGATTGAAACATATGGTCTTGGAGGGGCGATTTGGCAAAAAACCGAACAGGATTCGAAACAGAAGGATATCATGCAAATAGACGATAAATGGCGACTTAACCGGAAAAAAAATGAATTTGCAAGAAGCTGTCCGGGGTTATTGACCTCTCTTGAGGAGGCCGAAGGAAAAACGGTTGAAAAAGTGATTCCCCTCTCGAAACAGGGTGACTCGGTTATTTTGTTCAAAGGAGGCTCATTTTTGATCGTGGGCTTTGGAGCTGTGATGCCTCCTGAACTTCTCGAAGGGTTAAACCTTTTGAGAACATTCATTGAGCCTGTTTATCCGGATTTTTATCGGGAACTCGACCGGATGGCATCGGAAGACCGGGAGCTTTCCCGGCTGGCAAAACTCGAAAATATTCTCGGAGCGATCCGGAACAATGCCAAAAATCTGCCCGAACTGAAAGAAGCCCTCAGGAAAGCTCTTCTGGATCTTGAATCAGGGGCGTTTGAGCCACAGTGCCAGACACCATCGACAAAACCATCAGAATTTTCGGGAGATCCAGGAAAACAGAAAAAATAAGAGAGATAATCCGACAGAAAGCAAAAGGCTTGTCATTAACGGGAAGTACAGATGAAATCCTGGCCTGTGGATCTCAATATCTCCCGGAAGACGTCCGGGAAGGGGAAGACCGGATTTTTTTCCCCATCTTGACCACAACTCCGACATCCCCGCCAGAAGCAGAAATAGTACCCCAAGAAACCAAAAAAGACGGGTCAGGCTAGGCAATGTCCAGCATTCTTTGAAGAGCTTGGCTTGCCGGAAGCCTGATCTCTTCGGGAATCTCGATTTCCGGAGCCATATCTTCCAGCGCCCAAAGAATTTTTTCAAGAGAATTGACCTTCATGTTGGCACAATCACAGGTAGTGCAGGCAGCGACAAAGCTTTTCCCCGGATTTTCCTTCTGAAGGCGATGGATCATTCCCGTTTCGGTCCCGACAATCACTGTTTGCCCGGAAAAGTTACGGACCTCCGTGGCCATTTTTGATGTTGATGTCACAACATCCGCAATCATCGCGACATCAGGCTGACATTCCGGATGAGCCAGGACCAGCGCATCCGGGTGTTCCTCCTTGGCCTGATGAATGTCCTTTGCCATGATTCTCATGTGAGTTGGGCAAAATCCCCTGAAAAGGATCAGATTTCGTCCCGTTTGCCGCTGGACAAAATCTCCCAGGAACTGGTCGGGAATAAAGATGACGGGAACAGACTCGGGAATCGAGTTGACGATCTTCACAGCATTGGCCGAAGTGCAGCAGATATCGCTTTTGGCTTTGACCGCAGCCGGTGAGTTGACGTAGGTCACAACAACCGCACCCGGGTGTTCGGCTCTCAGGCGATCGACCTCTTCCGGGGTGATCATGTCCGCCATAGGGCATCCTGCGTCAAGGTCGGGAACGATGACCCTCCGGGACGGATTTAAAATTTTGGCGGTCTCGGCCATGAAATGAACACCGCAAAAAAGAATGACAGGGGCCGACCCGGTTGCCGCCCATCGGGCAAGTTCCAGAGAGTCCCCCACCAGATCCGCAACATCCTGGACATCGCCTACCTGGTAATTATGGGCCAGAATGACCGCCCCGCGCTCCTGTTTCAGTTTTTGGATACGGGCAACAAGGTCCGCTATGGCAGGATCCTGAGCGGGCATTGTGCCGTATTCCTTGGAAGAAGAGAGATTATTCATTTTTTTTCCCGATGATTGGGGAGTATGCCCAGGGAAAACTCGGCGATCTGAACAGCATTCAACGCTGCCCCTTTTCTCAGATTATCCCCGACAACCCACAGGTTCAAGCCATGATCAACAGAAAAATCCCGCCGGATCCGACCGACATAAACATCGTCCTGACCAGCCACATCCATCGGGAGTGGATACTCGCAGTCCGAAGGATTGTCCAAAACTTTCACTCCAGGAGCTTTCTCGAGAATTTTCCGGGCTGTTTCGGGAGAAAGATCCCTTTCAAACTCGATATTGACCGCCTCGCTATGACCGACCATAACAGGGACCCTCACCGTAGTTGCCGTTACCCTGATATCGGCCATATCCAGAATCTTCCGTGTCTCGTTCACCATTTTCTCCTCTTCCTTGGTATAGCCATCCGGAAGAAAAGAGTCGATGTGCGGAAGAACGTTAAAGGCAATCTGGTGGGGATAAACCTTCGGAGCAACATCCCCGATCCTTCCGTTCAATATCAGAGAAAGCTGGGTTGTGAGCTCATCCATCGCATCTTTTCCCGTCCCGGAGACCGACTGGAAGGTCGTGACCACAATCCTTTTTGCCCCAGCACAATCAATGAGAGGCTTGATGGCCAAAAGCATCTGGATCGTGGCGCAATTGGGATTGGCCACGATCGCTCCCGCCGGATAAGCCGGAATTTTTGAAGGATTGATCTCCGGAACCACAAGGGGAACATTCGGATCCATCCTGAATGCCGAGCTATTATCGATGACAAGAATCCCCTGGTCCCTGAGGATAGGAGAAATTTCAAGACTTGGTGTCGCTCCCGCCGATAAAAGGGCAATATGGATTCCCTTGGCTTTTTCCGGGTTATCAAAAGAGGAAACCGTTATGGTCCGACCTTTAAAAGACACTTTTTCTCCGGCGGACCGCTCGGTTGCGAAAAGTCGAAGTTCCCCCACCGGAAAACGCCGTTCTTCCAGTATGGAAATCATCTCCTTTCCCACAGCCCCTGTTGCCCCAAAAATACCGACGCATAATTCTTTGATCTTCTTCACAACCAATCCTTTACAAGAGTTAGACCCGAGAATACTCCCTGATGATTTTTTCACCCATTTCCCGAGTACCCAAAACCTGTCCCTTGACCTGTGCGATGTCCGCTGTCCGGAATCCCTGGGCGAGAACGGATGAAACGGAGCGTTCAATTCTCTGGGCGAGATCCTCACGGTTGAGTGAATACCGCAAGAGAAGCGCCAGGGAAAGGATCATCGCCATCGGGTTTGCGATATTCTTGCCTGCGATATCGGGAGCGGATCCATGAATTGGCTCATAGAGCCCGGTTTTTCCACCAATGGAAGCGGATGCAAGCATCCCGATGGAACCGGTCAGCTGGGAGGCCTCATCCGAGAGAATGTCCCCGAAGAGGTTCCCTGTCACGATGACATCGAACTGTTTGGGTTTGCGAACAAGCTGCATCGCCGCATTGTCGACATACATATGATCAAGTGTCACATCGGGATAATCCTTGTGAACGCGGATCACAACCTCTCTCCAGAGAACCGAGGACTCAAGGACGTTGGCCTTGTCGACGGAGGTGACCCGATGGCTTCTTTTTCTGGCCAGGTCAAATGCCACCCGGGCAACCCGTTCGATCTCCGGTTCGGTGTAGGTTTCGGTATTGATTCCCCTCCTGATCCCATTCTCTTCCACAATGCCCCTGGGCTTCCCAAAATAGATTCCCCCTGTCAGTTCCCGGACGACCATGAGATCCAGGTCGGAAATCACCTCCGGCTTCAGGGTGGAGGCATCAACAAGCTCCGGGAAAAGACGGGCTGGGCGAAGATTGGCAAACGCTCCCAAATGTTCCCTGATCCCGAGAAGGGCCCGTTCAGGACGAAGTTCATAGGGAAGAAGATCATATTTTGGACCCCCAACGGCCGCCAAGAGGA
Encoded proteins:
- a CDS encoding DUF2905 family protein gives rise to the protein MSELWSRWGKKSGLPLPGRLPGDIEIHRPGFHLYFPLMTSLLLSVGLSLLFFLFSWISRKF
- the nadA gene encoding quinolinate synthase NadA; the encoded protein is MPAQDPAIADLVARIQKLKQERGAVILAHNYQVGDVQDVADLVGDSLELARWAATGSAPVILFCGVHFMAETAKILNPSRRVIVPDLDAGCPMADMITPEEVDRLRAEHPGAVVVTYVNSPAAVKAKSDICCTSANAVKIVNSIPESVPVIFIPDQFLGDFVQRQTGRNLILFRGFCPTHMRIMAKDIHQAKEEHPDALVLAHPECQPDVAMIADVVTSTSKMATEVRNFSGQTVIVGTETGMIHRLQKENPGKSFVAACTTCDCANMKVNSLEKILWALEDMAPEIEIPEEIRLPASQALQRMLDIA
- a CDS encoding aspartate-semialdehyde dehydrogenase — its product is MKKIKELCVGIFGATGAVGKEMISILEERRFPVGELRLFATERSAGEKVSFKGRTITVSSFDNPEKAKGIHIALLSAGATPSLEISPILRDQGILVIDNSSAFRMDPNVPLVVPEINPSKIPAYPAGAIVANPNCATIQMLLAIKPLIDCAGAKRIVVTTFQSVSGTGKDAMDELTTQLSLILNGRIGDVAPKVYPHQIAFNVLPHIDSFLPDGYTKEEEKMVNETRKILDMADIRVTATTVRVPVMVGHSEAVNIEFERDLSPETARKILEKAPGVKVLDNPSDCEYPLPMDVAGQDDVYVGRIRRDFSVDHGLNLWVVGDNLRKGAALNAVQIAEFSLGILPNHREKK
- the leuB gene encoding 3-isopropylmalate dehydrogenase, which produces MSMFKKHQILLLPGDGIGPEVTVPVRELVSEINRSESGSQGKFQIELLEGLIGGAATDATGKPLPKETLEMADSCDAVLLAAVGGPKYDLLPYELRPERALLGIREHLGAFANLRPARLFPELVDASTLKPEVISDLDLMVVRELTGGIYFGKPRGIVEENGIRRGINTETYTEPEIERVARVAFDLARKRSHRVTSVDKANVLESSVLWREVVIRVHKDYPDVTLDHMYVDNAAMQLVRKPKQFDVIVTGNLFGDILSDEASQLTGSIGMLASASIGGKTGLYEPIHGSAPDIAGKNIANPMAMILSLALLLRYSLNREDLAQRIERSVSSVLAQGFRTADIAQVKGQVLGTREMGEKIIREYSRV